The following nucleotide sequence is from Thermodesulfobacteriota bacterium.
GCTCATGGTGCGGGCGGCCCTGGCCCGCCCGGAGCGGGTGGCGGGACTCGTGGGTGTTGCCGCAGCCCCGGACTTCACCTCCGAGCTCATCGAGCTCTCCCTCTCGGAGGGCGCCCGCAGCCGGCTGCGGGAGGAGGGAGTCCTGCTCCTCCCCAACCCCTACGGCCAGGAGCCGACGCCGGTGTCGGCGGCGTTCCTGGAGGAGGCCCGGCGCCACAGGGTGCTGGGTTCCCCCATTCCGCTGCGTTGTCCCGTGCGGCTTCTCCACGGCCTGGCGGACCGCGAGGTGCCCTGGTCCCTTGCACTTCGTCTGGTGAAGGCTCTGGAAGGCAGCGATGCGACCCTGACGCTGGTCAAGGGGGGAGACCACCGGCTCTCGGCGCCGGAAGACCTGACGCGGCTGCGCGCCGCCGTGGACGAGGTGTGCGGGGCCGGGACCCCGCGACCCCAAGAAGGAGGCATCGGATGAACGAGTGGGCGGCGTGGGAAGTGTCGAAGCGACTGGAGATCGCCGGAAAGGCGCTCGAGGACAACGGCTTTCGGGTGTGGGTCTGCCCGGATCGGGAAGGGGCCGTGGCGAAGGTCGTGGAAGAGGTGGGCGAGGCCCGCACCGTGGGGTTCGGGGGGTCCGTGACCCTGGTGGAGTTGGGCCTGCCCCAGCGCTTGGCGAAAGCGGGGAGGGAGTGCCTGATCCACGGGGCCCCTGGACTGACCCCGGAGGAGCGGCTCGTGACCATGCGGCGCCAGCTCACCTGCGACGTCTTCCTCACCGGCGCCAACGCCGTGACCCTGGACGGAAAGCTCGTGAACATCGACGCCACGGGAAACCGGGTGGGCGCCATGACCTTCGGGCCGGGCAAGGTGGTGGTGGTGGCGGGGGCCAACAAGCTCGCAGCCGACGTCCACGAGGCGGTGCGGCGCGTCAAGGCCTGGGCTGCCCCCCCCAACGCCCGCCGGCTCTCGTTCAAGACCCCCTGCGCCGAGACCGGCGTGTGCTCCGACTGCCGCAGCCCCGACCGCAT
It contains:
- a CDS encoding alpha/beta hydrolase, producing MRTQPPPSAYLDRPDGTRLAYRVTCGQGPTVVFLGGFTSDMSGTKAVALEAHCRSRGRAYVRFDYFGHGLSAGRFADATIGRWIDDVLAVLDEVVEGPAVLVGSSLGGWLMVRAALARPERVAGLVGVAAAPDFTSELIELSLSEGARSRLREEGVLLLPNPYGQEPTPVSAAFLEEARRHRVLGSPIPLRCPVRLLHGLADREVPWSLALRLVKALEGSDATLTLVKGGDHRLSAPEDLTRLRAAVDEVCGAGTPRPQEGGIG
- a CDS encoding lactate utilization protein, coding for MNEWAAWEVSKRLEIAGKALEDNGFRVWVCPDREGAVAKVVEEVGEARTVGFGGSVTLVELGLPQRLAKAGRECLIHGAPGLTPEERLVTMRRQLTCDVFLTGANAVTLDGKLVNIDATGNRVGAMTFGPGKVVVVAGANKLAADVHEAVRRVKAWAAPPNARRLSFKTPCAETGVCSDCRSPDRICRVVHIQERRPRLTDTAVVLVGESLGL